The following DNA comes from Quercus robur chromosome 1, dhQueRobu3.1, whole genome shotgun sequence.
TAGTATATATACGGTCAGCTTTGTACATAGTAAGCtcaattttgtgttaaaatccTTTCCTGATGTACATATTTGTCAAACTACTCGATTTCTTTTTTCCACCTACTAATCATACAGTTTCTATTGTCTTTCGGCAGGCATCAAACCTTCTGTTTGTGGACCAGCCTGTTGGAACCGGTTTCAGTTACTCTGCCGATGAGCATGACATTCGCCATGATGAAGGTGGCGTTAGCGATGACTTGTATGACTTTTTGCAGGTTTGTTTGTTTcccatgtgtgttgtgtgtgcgtttttcaatgaaaaaagaACCAAGAATCATGGATTCATGCTTGATTACATGTGATTAAAATTTGTCAGGATATGATTCTGAGATTCACCAACTTTTCTACATTGTCTCAGGCATTTTTCAAGGAGCATCCTCAATTTGCTAAAAATGACTTCTACATAACTGGAGAATCATATGCTGGGCACTACATTCCAGCATTTGCTGCTCGGGTTCACCAAGGAAACAAAGCAAAAGAAGGAATTAATATAAACCTGAAGGTAGCTCTCAAATTTACCACTGGTTGCCTAGTCTCACTTCATCAGATATTTAACTCTAAATGCTTTAACAGGGATTTGCTATTGGTAATGGGTTAACCAATCCTGAAATCCAGTACAAAGCATACCCTGATTATGCACTGGATATGGGGTTAATTAAAAGTTCTGATTACAATAGTATTAACAAGATgcttccagcatgtgaacaagcAGCAAAAAACTGTGGTATTTCTCATTCTTATTTTCAAATTCCTTCTCATTCTTATTTCCTTATACATACAACATAAACTCTCAAAGATTTTTAATGgggaagatatatatatatatatatcttattcaagaaGGAACTGATTTCTCTAACGTGTATGACCTATAAGCAGTTTTAATTAGTTTGCAACTCTATCCTTGATCAATCATATGGGGCTGCATTGCCAGGCACTGATGGTGGAGATGATTGTGTAAATTCATATGTGGTTTGCAATGACATATTCAATCAGATCATGAACATTGCTGGTGGTATAAATGTAAGATGGCATATAATAACTACGATTTTGTAATTGTTGTGAAAGCGTTCAGATGTGAAGAAACAAAATTGCATGTTCAACTTTGATGAGaaacttgtttttctttgatCTGCAGTACTATGACGTTAGAAAGAAATGTGAGGGGGACCTGTGTTATGATTTCTCGAGCATGGAGACATTCCTGAACCAGATGTCAGTTAGGAATGCTCTAGGGGTTGGGGATAGAGAATTTGTTTCATGCAGTAGCGATGTATATGATGCCATGCTGACTGACTGGATGAGGAATCTTGAAGTAGGTATTCCTGCTCTTCTAGAGGATGGAATCAAGGTGCTTGTGTATGCTGGGGAGTATGATCTCATATGCAACTGGCTGGGTAAGCCTCCATGGCTCGAAAGAAGGATGAACTTGAAATAAACATCTCGAAGAATATACTCGTTTTTCATAGTCCATCCtattaatttcctttttctttgggCAGGGAATTCAAGGTGGGTTCATGCCATGGAATGGT
Coding sequences within:
- the LOC126723104 gene encoding serine carboxypeptidase-like, coding for MASTCIQLSLSFLLLLLISQFSWATYADNHLHLSSAAYFPKQQAEKLIKSLNLFPKDSINIAPNDPSFAAPTIVEKSFSFPSLGYSGPSVADLGHHAGYYSLPHSKAARMFYLFFESRNNKNDPIVIWLTGGPGCSSELALFYENGPFHIANNLSLVWNDHGWDKASNLLFVDQPVGTGFSYSADEHDIRHDEGGVSDDLYDFLQAFFKEHPQFAKNDFYITGESYAGHYIPAFAARVHQGNKAKEGININLKGFAIGNGLTNPEIQYKAYPDYALDMGLIKSSDYNSINKMLPACEQAAKNCGTDGGDDCVNSYVVCNDIFNQIMNIAGGINYYDVRKKCEGDLCYDFSSMETFLNQMSVRNALGVGDREFVSCSSDVYDAMLTDWMRNLEVGIPALLEDGIKVLVYAGEYDLICNWLGNSRWVHAMEWSGQKQFGASPTVPFVVDGAEAGLLKSHGPLTFLKVHDAGHMVPMDQPKASLQMLMSWMQGKLTMTETEDRVAPK